The nucleotide sequence TGCCGTTTTACGATCCAGATTACCCGTTGGTTCATCCGCCATCATCAGTTTAGGCTTACCCACCAAGGCACGAGCCATCGCAACACGCTGACGTTCACCACCAGATAGTTCACCCGGCTTATGAGTAAGACGATGGCTTAAGCCAACACGTTCCAGCAAATATTCCGCTTGCGGTTTGACATCTTTAAATTTAGTGCCTTTACGTAGCATTAGTGGCATCGCCACATTTTCCAGCGCAGTAAATTCTGGCAACAGGTGATGGAACTGGTACACGAAACCTAAATGTTCATTTCGCACATAACCACGTTCTGCTTCAGACAAAGTATCGAAACGTTTACCGTTCACTAAGACCTGACCCGCAGTTGGACGGTCTAGACCACCCAACACATGCAGCAAAGTACTTTTACCTGAACCACTTGAACCGACAATTGAAACAAACTCACCTGCTTGCACCTGTAGCGACAGGCCACGAATCACCTCAACAGTAGATTTGCCATCGGTAAAAGATTTCTGGATATTCTGGGCATCTAAAATCAGATTACTCATAACGCA is from Acinetobacter sp. ANC 7912 and encodes:
- the lolD gene encoding lipoprotein-releasing ABC transporter ATP-binding protein LolD; protein product: MSNLILDAQNIQKSFTDGKSTVEVIRGLSLQVQAGEFVSIVGSSGSGKSTLLHVLGGLDRPTAGQVLVNGKRFDTLSEAERGYVRNEHLGFVYQFHHLLPEFTALENVAMPLMLRKGTKFKDVKPQAEYLLERVGLSHRLTHKPGELSGGERQRVAMARALVGKPKLMMADEPTGNLDRKTAVKIYELLSELRQEFNMAMLIVTHDEQLAKSADHILHMQDGLWVND